A window from Pseudomonas moraviensis encodes these proteins:
- a CDS encoding RNA pyrophosphohydrolase — MIDPDGFRPNVGIILTNDAGQVLWARRINQDAWQFPQGGINPEETPEDALYRELNEEVGLEREDVEILACTRGWLRYRLPQRLVRTHSQPLCIGQKQKWFLLRLISNEQRVRMDLTGKPEFDGWRWVSYWYPLGQVVTFKREVYRRALKELAPRLLARD, encoded by the coding sequence GTGATCGACCCCGATGGTTTCCGCCCCAATGTCGGGATCATTCTGACGAATGACGCCGGCCAGGTGCTATGGGCTCGCCGTATCAATCAGGACGCCTGGCAGTTTCCGCAAGGGGGGATCAACCCCGAGGAGACGCCGGAAGACGCCTTGTACCGCGAGCTGAACGAAGAAGTTGGCCTGGAACGTGAAGATGTTGAAATACTGGCCTGTACCCGAGGCTGGTTGCGCTATCGTTTGCCGCAACGCCTGGTGCGTACCCACAGCCAACCGTTGTGCATCGGCCAGAAACAGAAATGGTTCCTCCTGCGCCTGATCTCCAACGAGCAGCGGGTGCGGATGGATCTGACCGGTAAACCGGAGTTCGATGGCTGGCGCTGGGTCAGCTATTGGTATCCGTTGGGCCAGGTGGTGACATTCAAGCGCGAGGTGTATCGACGCGCTCTCAAAGAGCTTGCCCCGCGCCTTTTAGCGCGCGACTGA
- a CDS encoding HAD family hydrolase, which produces MRLALFDLDNTLLGGDSDHAWGDYLCERGFLDPIAYKARNDEFYQDYLAGKLDNAAYLNFCLEILGRTEMSVLDAWHSDYMRDCIEPIVLPKALDLLKKHRDAGDKLVIITATNRFVTAPIAVRLGVETLIATECEMVDGRYSGRSTDIPCFREGKVTRLNRWLEETGYSLEGSYFYSDSMNDLPLLEQVANPVAVDPDPNLRAEAEKRGWPVISLRG; this is translated from the coding sequence ATGCGCCTGGCTCTATTCGATTTGGACAACACCCTTCTGGGCGGCGACAGCGATCACGCCTGGGGCGATTATCTGTGCGAGCGCGGCTTCCTCGACCCGATCGCCTACAAGGCGCGCAACGACGAGTTCTATCAGGATTACCTGGCCGGCAAGCTGGACAACGCCGCGTACCTGAACTTCTGCCTGGAGATTCTTGGCCGCACGGAAATGTCTGTGCTTGACGCCTGGCACAGCGATTACATGCGCGACTGCATCGAGCCGATCGTCCTGCCCAAGGCTCTGGATCTGCTGAAAAAGCACCGCGATGCCGGCGACAAACTGGTGATCATCACCGCCACCAACCGTTTCGTCACGGCGCCGATCGCCGTGCGTCTGGGCGTAGAAACCCTGATCGCCACCGAATGCGAGATGGTTGATGGCCGCTACAGCGGGCGCAGCACCGATATCCCATGCTTCCGTGAAGGCAAGGTCACGCGCCTGAATCGGTGGCTGGAGGAGACTGGTTATTCGCTGGAGGGCAGCTATTTCTATAGCGACTCGATGAATGATCTGCCGCTGCTGGAGCAGGTGGCGAATCCGGTGGCGGTGGATCCGGATCCGAATTTGCGCGCCGAGGCCGAGAAGCGTGGCTGGCCGGTGATTTCGTTGCGCGGCTGA
- a CDS encoding DUF2269 family protein, with the protein METLTTLKVLHVAATVVILASGLGLAFLTWRNRSEGPASTMRRPWLFIWCLMLIGMLSMPFTGWWLVHLIGWPLGQLWILGSSVIYAVATLSAVWLLVRLDRLWTTGRGNRTFNLALAIVSGVGFVAIAALMGAKPV; encoded by the coding sequence ATGGAAACCCTGACCACCCTGAAAGTCCTTCACGTCGCAGCGACCGTGGTCATCCTCGCGAGTGGGCTGGGGCTCGCCTTCCTGACCTGGCGCAATCGCAGCGAAGGCCCGGCCAGCACGATGCGCCGGCCGTGGCTGTTCATCTGGTGCCTGATGCTGATCGGCATGCTCAGCATGCCGTTCACCGGCTGGTGGCTGGTGCACCTGATTGGCTGGCCCTTGGGACAATTGTGGATTCTGGGATCCAGCGTGATCTATGCCGTGGCCACGCTCAGTGCGGTCTGGCTGCTGGTTCGGCTGGATCGGCTCTGGACAACCGGGCGGGGTAACCGCACATTCAATCTGGCGCTGGCGATTGTCAGCGGCGTCGGGTTTGTCGCCATAGCGGCGTTGATGGGGGCCAAGCCGGTTTAA
- the ilvA gene encoding threonine ammonia-lyase, biosynthetic: MLEQYVKKILTSRVYDVAVETPLQNARQLSERLGNDIWLKREDLQPVFSFKIRGAYNKLTQLSDEERARGVVTASAGNHAQGLALAAKVLGVKATIVMPKTTPEIKVEGVRSRGGKVVLHGDSFPEALAYSLKLVDEKGYVYIHPYDDPHTIAGQGTVAMEILRQHPQPLDAIFVPVGGGGLIAGIAAYVKYLRPDIKVIGVEPDDSNCLQAAMAAGERVVLPAVGIFADGVAVAQIGQHTFEICKDYVDEVITVSTDEICAAIKDIYDDTRSITEPAGALGVAGIKKYVEQRGVSGQTFVAIDSGANVNFDRLRHVAERAELGEGREAIIAVTIPEQAGSFKAFCEAIGKRQITEFNYRYNTGSEAHIFVGVQTHPDNDPRSALLASLTEQGFPVIDLTDNELAKLHIRHMVGGRAAQVVDEVVLRFEFPERPGALFNFLNKLGGRWNISMFHYRNHGAADGRVVAGLQVPHDERHLVPAALAEIGYPYWDESDNPAYQLFLG, from the coding sequence ATGCTCGAACAGTACGTCAAAAAGATCCTCACCTCGCGCGTTTATGACGTTGCCGTAGAAACCCCGCTGCAGAACGCTCGCCAGCTCTCCGAGCGACTGGGCAACGACATCTGGCTCAAGCGCGAAGACTTGCAGCCAGTGTTCTCGTTCAAGATTCGCGGTGCCTACAACAAGTTGACGCAACTCAGCGACGAAGAGCGCGCCCGTGGCGTGGTCACCGCGTCGGCGGGCAACCATGCGCAGGGTCTGGCCCTGGCGGCGAAAGTGCTGGGCGTCAAAGCCACCATCGTCATGCCCAAGACCACCCCGGAAATCAAAGTCGAAGGCGTGCGTTCGCGCGGCGGCAAAGTGGTGCTGCACGGCGATTCGTTCCCGGAAGCGCTGGCCTATTCGCTGAAACTGGTCGATGAAAAAGGCTACGTCTACATCCATCCGTACGACGATCCGCACACCATTGCCGGGCAGGGCACCGTGGCCATGGAAATTCTCCGTCAGCACCCGCAGCCGCTGGACGCGATTTTCGTCCCGGTCGGCGGCGGCGGGCTGATCGCCGGTATCGCGGCGTACGTGAAATACCTGCGGCCCGACATCAAGGTGATTGGCGTCGAGCCGGACGATTCCAACTGTCTGCAGGCCGCGATGGCAGCGGGCGAGCGCGTGGTGCTGCCGGCCGTGGGCATCTTTGCCGACGGCGTGGCGGTGGCGCAGATCGGCCAGCATACCTTTGAGATCTGCAAGGATTACGTCGATGAAGTGATCACTGTCAGCACCGACGAGATCTGCGCGGCAATCAAGGATATCTACGACGATACCCGTTCGATCACCGAACCTGCCGGCGCGCTGGGCGTGGCCGGGATCAAGAAATACGTCGAGCAGCGCGGCGTCAGCGGCCAGACATTCGTCGCCATCGACTCTGGCGCCAACGTCAACTTCGACCGCTTGCGCCACGTTGCCGAGCGCGCCGAGCTGGGCGAAGGTCGCGAGGCGATCATCGCCGTGACCATTCCCGAGCAGGCAGGCAGCTTCAAGGCGTTCTGTGAAGCCATCGGCAAGCGCCAGATCACCGAGTTCAATTACCGCTACAACACCGGTAGCGAAGCGCACATCTTCGTCGGCGTGCAGACCCATCCTGACAACGACCCGCGCAGCGCCTTGCTGGCGAGCCTGACCGAGCAGGGTTTCCCGGTTATCGACCTGACCGACAATGAACTGGCCAAGCTGCACATCCGCCACATGGTTGGTGGCCGCGCCGCGCAGGTGGTCGATGAAGTGGTGCTGCGCTTCGAATTCCCGGAACGGCCGGGGGCGCTGTTCAACTTCCTCAACAAGCTCGGCGGGCGCTGGAACATCTCGATGTTCCACTACCGCAACCACGGCGCGGCGGACGGCCGTGTGGTCGCCGGCCTGCAAGTGCCCCATGACGAGCGTCATCTGGTGCCCGCGGCGCTGGCGGAAATCGGCTACCCGTACTGGGACGAAAGCGACAATCCGGCCTATCAGCTGTTTCTCGGCTGA
- the rpiA gene encoding ribose-5-phosphate isomerase RpiA, translating to MTQDQLKQAVAQAAVDFILPKLDDKSIVGVGTGSTANCFIDALAQHKGAFDGAVASSEATAARLKGHGIPVYELNTVSDLEFYVDGADESDAHLNLIKGGGAALTREKIVAAVAKTFICIADASKLVPVLGEFPLPVEVIPMARSHVARQLVKLGGDPVYREGVLTDNGNIILDVFNLQITNPVELEAQINAIVGVVTNGLFAARPADLLLLGTSEGVKTLKAE from the coding sequence ATGACCCAGGATCAACTCAAACAGGCCGTGGCCCAGGCCGCCGTCGACTTCATCCTGCCGAAACTCGACGACAAGAGCATCGTCGGCGTCGGCACCGGCTCCACCGCCAACTGCTTCATCGATGCCCTGGCCCAGCACAAGGGCGCGTTCGATGGTGCGGTCGCCAGCTCCGAAGCCACCGCCGCGCGCCTCAAGGGCCACGGGATTCCGGTGTATGAGCTGAACACTGTCAGCGATCTGGAGTTCTACGTCGACGGCGCCGACGAAAGCGATGCGCACCTGAACCTGATCAAGGGCGGCGGCGCGGCCCTGACCCGCGAAAAGATCGTTGCCGCCGTGGCCAAGACCTTCATCTGCATCGCCGACGCCAGCAAACTGGTGCCGGTGCTCGGTGAGTTCCCGCTGCCGGTGGAAGTGATCCCGATGGCCCGCAGCCACGTTGCCCGCCAACTGGTCAAGCTCGGTGGCGACCCGGTGTACCGCGAAGGCGTGCTGACCGACAACGGCAATATCATCCTCGACGTATTCAACCTGCAGATCACCAACCCGGTGGAACTGGAAGCGCAGATCAACGCCATCGTCGGCGTGGTCACCAACGGCCTGTTCGCCGCACGCCCGGCGGATCTGTTGTTGCTGGGCACGAGTGAAGGTGTGAAGACTCTGAAGGCTGAGTAA
- a CDS encoding SdiA-regulated domain-containing protein has product MRRLARPKPLILVLLMIALVALLAIGQYLRLFERAWFNLHTLWQPLSSEAIGLDQYRVTIEARPIDGLDDDVSALTYDPVRKSLFTVTNKNSELIELSLEGKVLRRIALVGFGDPEAVEYISADTYVITDERQQRLIKIHLDADTTFLDAEDAEQMTLGVHMASNKGFEGLAYDSVGKRLFVAKERDPMLIYEVHGFPHFKPDKTYAVHVINNPKRDAGMFVRDLSSLQYDERSGHLLALSDESRLIIELDVDGRPLSTMSISGGRQGLQKTVPQAEGIAMDDDGTLYLVSEPNLFYVFKKPTSD; this is encoded by the coding sequence ATGCGTCGACTTGCCCGTCCCAAACCGTTGATTCTTGTCCTGTTGATGATTGCTCTGGTCGCGTTGCTCGCGATCGGCCAGTACCTGCGCCTGTTCGAGCGCGCCTGGTTCAACCTGCACACCCTGTGGCAGCCGTTGAGCAGCGAGGCGATCGGTCTGGATCAATATCGCGTGACGATCGAAGCGCGGCCAATCGACGGGCTCGACGATGACGTTTCGGCGCTGACCTACGATCCGGTGCGCAAAAGCCTGTTCACCGTGACCAACAAGAATTCCGAACTGATCGAGCTGTCGCTGGAAGGCAAGGTCCTGCGGCGCATTGCTTTGGTCGGGTTCGGCGATCCTGAAGCGGTCGAATACATCAGTGCCGACACCTACGTCATCACCGACGAGCGCCAGCAGCGCCTGATCAAGATCCACCTCGACGCCGACACCACGTTCCTCGACGCCGAAGATGCCGAGCAGATGACCTTGGGCGTGCACATGGCCAGCAACAAGGGTTTCGAGGGGCTGGCTTACGACTCGGTGGGCAAACGCCTGTTCGTGGCGAAAGAACGCGACCCCATGCTGATCTATGAGGTCCACGGTTTTCCGCATTTCAAACCGGACAAGACCTACGCCGTGCACGTGATCAACAACCCCAAGCGCGATGCCGGGATGTTCGTGCGTGACCTGTCGAGTCTGCAGTACGACGAACGCAGCGGGCACTTGCTGGCGCTGTCGGACGAGTCGCGCTTGATTATCGAACTGGATGTCGACGGCCGGCCGTTGAGCACCATGTCGATCAGCGGCGGACGCCAGGGTTTGCAGAAAACCGTGCCGCAGGCGGAGGGGATTGCGATGGATGATGACGGCACGTTGTATCTGGTGAGCGAGCCGAATCTTTTCTACGTCTTCAAAAAGCCAACTTCAGACTAA
- a CDS encoding SdiA-regulated domain-containing protein — MASRTQQKPTLRSRFALRWYVWLLLAIVAAYGLAFAMHWDDRGVLWVLERFESKAEQKESVWLPDYQVVIDAKPLPGMEKDEASDLAYNPQTKTLFSVMGKNPFLAELTLQGEVLRKMPLVGWSNPEGLTVMENGLMAIVDERQHTLSIVKVDAGTRELNIADFPKYDLGPSKDQNKAFEAITWDPRNHQLVLGEERPPALFTWKSDGSQTLIGDKQKLASDELDIRNLSALAVDPRTGHLLVLSADSHLLLELDERGEQVSFMTLLGNFNGLKDTIPRAEGLTMDEDGTLYMVSEPNLFYRFEKHR, encoded by the coding sequence ATGGCATCTCGAACTCAGCAGAAACCCACCCTCCGTTCCCGCTTCGCTCTGCGCTGGTATGTCTGGCTGTTGCTGGCCATCGTGGCGGCTTATGGGCTGGCGTTTGCCATGCACTGGGATGATCGTGGTGTGCTGTGGGTGCTGGAGCGCTTCGAGAGCAAGGCCGAGCAGAAGGAGAGCGTGTGGCTGCCGGACTATCAGGTGGTGATCGACGCCAAACCGTTGCCGGGCATGGAGAAGGACGAAGCTTCCGACCTGGCTTACAACCCGCAGACCAAAACCCTGTTTTCGGTGATGGGCAAAAATCCGTTCCTCGCTGAGCTGACACTGCAGGGCGAGGTGCTGCGCAAGATGCCGCTGGTGGGCTGGAGCAATCCCGAAGGCCTGACGGTCATGGAAAACGGCCTGATGGCGATTGTCGATGAGCGCCAGCACACGTTGTCGATCGTCAAGGTCGACGCCGGTACACGCGAGCTGAACATTGCCGACTTCCCTAAATACGACCTCGGGCCGTCGAAAGACCAGAACAAGGCTTTTGAAGCCATCACCTGGGATCCGCGCAATCATCAGCTTGTGCTGGGTGAAGAACGCCCGCCAGCGCTGTTCACCTGGAAGAGCGATGGCAGTCAGACCCTGATCGGCGACAAGCAGAAGCTGGCCAGTGACGAGCTCGACATTCGCAATCTCTCGGCGCTGGCGGTCGATCCGCGCACTGGCCATCTACTGGTGTTGTCGGCCGATTCGCACCTGTTGCTGGAACTGGACGAGCGTGGCGAGCAAGTCAGCTTCATGACCTTGCTCGGCAATTTCAACGGTCTGAAAGACACCATTCCCCGCGCCGAAGGCCTGACCATGGACGAAGACGGCACGCTGTACATGGTCAGCGAGCCGAATCTGTTCTATCGCTTCGAAAAGCACCGGTAA
- a CDS encoding fumarylacetoacetate hydrolase family protein, protein MSYQHQYVDGTRIHFPIGKVVCIGRNYAEHAKELDNPVPTEPLLFIKPGSCVVPLEGGFSIPTERGSVHYEAEIAVLIGKPLSTKPSREEVLDAISGFAPALDLTLRDKQAELKAKGLPWEIAKSFDGAAVIAPFVVGSTFADLTDIGIRLTINGEVRQDGNSSAMLNPIVPMIQHMAGCFSLQAGDVILTGTPVGVGPLNVGDEIVLELPGASSFSSSVR, encoded by the coding sequence ATGAGCTATCAGCACCAGTACGTCGACGGCACGCGCATCCACTTCCCGATCGGGAAAGTCGTGTGCATTGGCCGCAATTACGCCGAACACGCCAAGGAACTGGACAACCCGGTGCCGACCGAGCCGCTGCTGTTCATCAAGCCGGGCAGTTGCGTGGTGCCGCTGGAAGGCGGTTTCAGCATTCCGACCGAGCGCGGTTCGGTGCACTACGAAGCGGAAATCGCTGTGTTGATCGGCAAGCCGCTGTCGACCAAACCAAGCCGCGAAGAAGTCCTCGATGCGATCTCCGGTTTCGCCCCGGCGCTGGACCTGACCCTGCGCGACAAGCAGGCCGAGCTGAAAGCCAAGGGCCTGCCGTGGGAAATCGCCAAGTCGTTCGACGGCGCGGCGGTGATCGCGCCGTTCGTGGTCGGTAGCACTTTCGCTGACCTGACCGACATCGGCATCCGCCTGACCATCAACGGCGAAGTGCGCCAGGACGGCAACAGCAGCGCGATGCTCAATCCGATCGTGCCGATGATCCAGCACATGGCCGGCTGCTTCTCGCTGCAGGCCGGCGACGTGATCCTTACCGGTACGCCGGTGGGTGTCGGCCCGCTGAACGTCGGCGACGAGATCGTCCTTGAACTGCCGGGGGCGAGCAGCTTCAGCAGCAGCGTGCGCTAA
- a CDS encoding FAD-binding oxidoreductase → MTNPALIDELKTLVEPGKVLTDADSLNAYGKDWTKHFAPAPSAIVFPKTIEQVQAVVRWANTHKVALVPSGGRTGLSAAAVAANGEVVVSFDYMNQILDVNLTDRTAVCQPGVVTEHLQNIAEENGLYYPVDFASAGSSQIGGNIGTNAGGIKVIRYGMTRNWVAGMKVVTGKGDVLELNKDLIKNATGYDLRQLFIGAEGTLGFVVEATMRLDRAPKNLTAMVLGTADFDSIMPVLHAFQGKLDLTAFEFFSDKALAKVMGRGDVPAPFDTDCPFYALLEFEATTEEVANSALETFEHCVEQGWVLDGVMSQSETQLHNLWKLREYISETISHWTPYKNDISVTVSRVPAFLREIDAIVGEHYPDFEIVWFGHIGDGNLHLNILKPENLSKDEFFAKCSTVNKWVFETVEKYNGSISAEHGVGMTKRDYLTYSRSPAEIEYMKAVKAVFDPNGIMNPGKIFPV, encoded by the coding sequence ATGACCAATCCTGCGCTGATTGATGAACTGAAGACCCTGGTTGAGCCCGGCAAAGTCCTCACCGACGCCGACTCCCTGAATGCTTACGGCAAGGATTGGACCAAGCACTTCGCCCCGGCGCCGAGCGCTATCGTGTTTCCCAAGACCATCGAGCAAGTGCAGGCCGTGGTGCGTTGGGCCAACACCCACAAGGTCGCGCTGGTGCCGTCCGGCGGGCGCACCGGGTTGTCCGCCGCTGCGGTGGCGGCCAATGGCGAAGTGGTGGTGTCGTTCGATTACATGAACCAGATTCTCGACGTCAACCTCACCGACCGCACCGCTGTATGCCAGCCGGGCGTGGTCACTGAGCATCTGCAGAACATCGCTGAAGAAAACGGCCTGTACTACCCGGTCGACTTCGCCTCGGCGGGTTCCAGCCAGATTGGCGGCAACATCGGCACCAATGCCGGCGGGATCAAAGTGATTCGCTACGGCATGACGCGCAATTGGGTCGCCGGCATGAAGGTCGTTACCGGCAAGGGCGATGTGCTCGAACTGAACAAGGACCTGATCAAGAACGCCACCGGTTATGACCTGCGTCAGCTGTTCATTGGCGCCGAAGGCACCCTCGGTTTCGTCGTCGAAGCAACCATGCGCCTTGATCGCGCACCGAAAAACCTCACCGCCATGGTCCTCGGCACCGCCGATTTCGATTCGATCATGCCGGTGCTGCACGCCTTCCAGGGCAAGCTCGACCTGACCGCATTCGAATTCTTCTCCGACAAGGCCCTGGCCAAGGTCATGGGCCGCGGCGACGTGCCGGCGCCGTTTGACACCGACTGCCCGTTCTACGCCCTGCTGGAATTCGAAGCGACCACTGAAGAAGTGGCCAACAGCGCGCTGGAAACCTTCGAACACTGTGTCGAACAAGGCTGGGTACTCGACGGCGTGATGAGCCAGAGCGAAACCCAACTGCATAATCTGTGGAAGCTGCGCGAGTACATCTCCGAAACCATCTCCCACTGGACGCCGTACAAGAACGACATCTCGGTGACCGTTTCCAGGGTGCCGGCGTTCCTGCGCGAAATCGACGCGATCGTCGGTGAGCACTATCCGGATTTCGAAATCGTCTGGTTCGGCCACATCGGCGACGGCAATCTGCACCTGAACATCCTCAAGCCGGAAAACCTGAGCAAGGACGAGTTCTTTGCCAAGTGCTCCACCGTCAACAAGTGGGTGTTCGAAACCGTCGAGAAGTACAACGGCTCGATCTCGGCCGAACATGGCGTGGGCATGACCAAGCGTGATTACCTGACCTACAGCCGCTCGCCGGCCGAGATCGAGTACATGAAAGCGGTCAAGGCAGTGTTCGACCCGAACGGCATCATGAACCCGGGGAAGATTTTCCCGGTGTGA